One region of Thiomonas intermedia genomic DNA includes:
- a CDS encoding putative bifunctional diguanylate cyclase/phosphodiesterase, which yields METLPPLLAQALETDNSQSERTHLQRLQRLFSISYAVVILVTLALFGLYALQHWRNERQKLNHRLAFNAQLLAGATDGRLQQYAVLSDSLAMSIRRNPRLLNDASALQLRLRQAQAALEGITVIRVVDADGQILGSTAPLGPSFELRNNPLIWTQLLNAQQSGHMVVGPLVRLPTMNRRVLPQLQFYPASGETPAFWIGIGIERMAFNRLWVSLARQNQRDDALREAEGFLLVRQDGYVLARWPDVPRDRIDAFYGHPQTGALVRSLQDHPDKAEMSFAGVVHSVNQRRVGYWIRIQPNAPDLAVAVSLPYATLVAAYWTSLIPTLVAALALLTILALTYLFLLGRMRAESLAIDERHETLLSYNEHLRQLAERDYLTKLPNRRYLMAQLGRLSDAAQRERGQRFAVGILDLDDFKRVNDTYGHHEGDQFLKILASKLQNVLRDDDTLVRLGGDEFAVILHHIAQERDALNACQRLLDSARTLIELSNQNAIQVTASLGLAIWPDDGMAPDALLRHADQAMYAAKQAGKNVLQRYQPDMEAQAQARQNAYDLLEQALSQQWLSLHYQPILCISGAEAGRITGVEALLRIRHPEQGVLAAQTFISALDAPHLARPVGRWVLQQAMGQAQYWNAQGLNLGMMVNISAVHFLSPDWLSDLSEALTAHPGLQPAQVKIEITESGALRDLDVAARVMMNSTHAGVRIALDDFGQGETTLRYLQRLPAHTIKIDQSFVRDMIDDPHDYAIVVGLLDMASLMGLITVAEGVEGDGAMQLLASLGCTHAQGYGIARPMPAEALPGWIAQWQPPTFPKPIMRVMPNLPEIQRQRFLRLRAAAQGDGEFPQNVMMRDAERYCHLGQWLNGSGQFFYGADPRYADFHRRHALIHELARRARAAADAGDHKLALQLVLNAQAINDALLQDLQTLATTTPPSGA from the coding sequence TTGGAAACGCTCCCTCCCCTTCTGGCCCAGGCGCTCGAGACGGACAACAGCCAGTCCGAGCGCACCCATCTGCAAAGGCTGCAGCGGCTGTTCTCGATCAGCTATGCGGTGGTCATTCTCGTCACGCTGGCGCTGTTCGGCCTGTACGCCCTCCAGCACTGGCGCAATGAGCGGCAGAAGCTGAACCACCGCCTGGCTTTCAACGCGCAGCTGCTGGCGGGCGCCACGGACGGACGGCTGCAGCAATACGCAGTCCTGTCGGACAGTCTGGCGATGAGCATCCGGCGCAACCCGCGCTTGCTGAATGATGCGTCGGCCCTGCAACTCCGCCTGCGTCAGGCCCAGGCGGCGCTTGAGGGCATCACGGTCATCCGCGTGGTCGACGCCGACGGGCAGATCCTGGGATCGACGGCCCCGCTCGGCCCCAGCTTCGAGCTGCGCAACAACCCGCTGATCTGGACCCAGCTGCTCAACGCGCAACAAAGCGGCCACATGGTGGTGGGGCCGCTCGTGCGTCTGCCCACGATGAACCGGCGGGTCTTGCCCCAGCTTCAGTTCTACCCGGCAAGCGGCGAAACCCCGGCCTTCTGGATCGGCATCGGCATCGAGCGCATGGCGTTCAACCGTCTCTGGGTCAGTCTGGCCCGCCAGAATCAGCGGGACGATGCCTTGCGCGAAGCCGAGGGATTTCTGCTGGTGCGGCAGGATGGCTATGTGCTGGCGCGCTGGCCGGACGTGCCGCGCGACCGCATCGACGCGTTCTACGGGCACCCGCAGACCGGCGCGCTGGTGCGCTCGCTGCAGGATCATCCGGACAAGGCGGAGATGTCCTTCGCCGGCGTGGTGCACTCGGTAAACCAGAGGCGCGTGGGCTATTGGATCCGCATCCAGCCGAACGCGCCCGATCTGGCCGTGGCGGTTTCGCTGCCCTACGCGACCCTGGTCGCAGCCTACTGGACGTCGTTGATCCCCACCCTGGTGGCAGCCCTCGCGCTGCTGACCATCCTGGCCCTGACCTATCTATTCCTGCTCGGACGGATGCGGGCCGAGTCGCTGGCCATCGACGAGCGCCACGAAACCCTGCTGTCCTACAACGAACACCTGCGGCAGCTGGCCGAGCGCGACTATCTCACCAAGCTGCCCAACCGCCGCTACCTGATGGCCCAGCTGGGCCGCCTGAGCGACGCCGCCCAGCGTGAACGCGGCCAGCGGTTTGCGGTGGGCATTCTCGACCTCGACGATTTCAAGCGGGTGAATGACACCTACGGCCACCATGAGGGCGACCAGTTTCTCAAGATCCTGGCCTCCAAGCTGCAGAACGTGCTGCGCGACGACGACACCCTGGTCCGCCTGGGGGGCGACGAGTTCGCCGTCATCCTGCACCACATCGCCCAGGAGCGCGACGCCCTGAACGCCTGCCAGCGTCTGCTCGACAGCGCGCGCACCCTGATCGAACTCAGCAACCAGAACGCCATTCAGGTCACCGCCAGTCTGGGCCTGGCCATCTGGCCCGACGACGGCATGGCGCCCGATGCCCTGCTACGCCACGCCGATCAGGCGATGTATGCCGCCAAGCAGGCGGGCAAGAATGTGCTGCAGCGCTACCAGCCCGACATGGAAGCCCAGGCCCAGGCCCGACAAAATGCCTACGACCTGCTGGAACAGGCGCTGAGCCAGCAGTGGCTCAGCCTGCACTACCAGCCCATTCTGTGCATCAGCGGCGCCGAGGCCGGGCGCATCACCGGGGTGGAGGCGCTGCTGCGCATCCGCCACCCCGAACAAGGCGTGCTCGCGGCGCAGACCTTCATCAGCGCGCTCGATGCGCCGCATCTGGCCCGCCCCGTCGGCCGCTGGGTGCTGCAGCAGGCCATGGGCCAGGCGCAATACTGGAATGCGCAGGGCCTCAACCTGGGCATGATGGTCAATATCAGCGCGGTGCATTTTCTTTCGCCAGACTGGCTGAGCGACCTCAGCGAAGCGCTTACCGCCCATCCCGGCCTGCAACCCGCGCAGGTCAAGATCGAGATCACCGAATCCGGCGCCCTGCGCGATCTCGATGTGGCCGCACGGGTGATGATGAACAGCACCCATGCCGGGGTGCGCATCGCGCTCGACGATTTCGGCCAGGGCGAAACCACGCTGCGCTATCTGCAGCGCCTGCCCGCGCACACCATCAAGATCGACCAGAGTTTCGTGCGCGACATGATCGACGATCCGCACGACTACGCCATCGTCGTCGGCCTGCTCGACATGGCCTCCCTCATGGGCCTGATCACGGTAGCCGAGGGCGTCGAAGGCGATGGCGCCATGCAGCTTCTGGCTTCGCTGGGCTGCACCCATGCGCAGGGCTACGGCATCGCCCGCCCCATGCCCGCCGAGGCGTTGCCCGGCTGGATTGCACAGTGGCAGCCCCCCACCTTTCCCAAGCCCATCATGCGGGTCATGCCCAATCTGCCCGAAATCCAGCGGCAGCGGTTCTTGCGACTGCGCGCCGCAGCACAGGGCGATGGCGAGTTCCCGCAGAACGTGATGATGCGCGATGCCGAGCGCTACTGCCACCTCGGCCAATGGCTGAACGGATCGGGGCAGTTCTTCTATGGCGCCGACCCGCGCTATGCCGATTTCCACCGCCGCCATGCCTTGATCCACGAGCTGGCGCGCCGCGCCCGCGCGGCGGCCGACGCGGGCGATCACAAGCTGGCCCTGCAGCTCGTCCTCAACGCGCAGGCGATCAACGACGCGCTTCTGCAGGATCTTCAAACCTTGGCCACCACGACACCGCCGAGCGGGGCCTGA
- a CDS encoding diguanylate cyclase: MSRLSQRPDRRETSRAMVLLLGAMLMLWLSACTRAAAVGDDEPLVVLVPSDLTHQDLRAALLAYPESGRRLEPGAVAAVPDAQFQVVNGSNLGISENALWVRVRLFRSAQAPDQLVLQLGRPVWREADAYLLPTDLANASGERPPGIGQLRALHSRYTAYAFELPEGSSTLLIRVAQYGALTPEFQLWDATTFRHHAVDDALLQGLFYGMVVALLIYNAFLFLSTRDRAYFAYILWQSATLFYMLAISGVGQHQLWPGTPVWNGIGLVGGLSLMCAGGLYFIRAYLLLPRYAPRTDLALQIVQWLAITLAVAVLLPNSGWMLIPAQAVAAAALVLIAWAAVVRWKQRFMPAIILLVSLLPLLIVGFANIGRTLGWLPETFLTSDALQWVSVLLALVLTYGLSVRVAQLRERATKLQDLLLKDPLTGLLNRNGLFDSGQRQLDRTHDSQAFAAVLWIDLDGLKRINDQFGHAAGDALIQATSARLREAFGPDAVCARLGGDEFAIVLPNLPSPRLAEELAAHALERLRAPYALSGKEFRASGSIGVALYPTHALTLEDLLRQADVAMYHAKGRGRDTYVVWASEMEADVQTSLFQFTRPGRP, translated from the coding sequence ATGTCCCGCCTGTCACAGCGCCCCGATCGACGCGAGACAAGCCGCGCTATGGTGCTGCTGCTCGGCGCGATGCTCATGCTGTGGCTGAGCGCGTGCACCCGGGCCGCCGCCGTGGGCGACGATGAGCCGCTGGTCGTTCTGGTGCCGTCCGACCTCACGCACCAGGATCTGCGGGCAGCCTTGCTGGCTTACCCCGAATCCGGACGGCGGCTGGAACCGGGCGCCGTCGCCGCCGTGCCCGATGCCCAGTTCCAGGTGGTCAACGGCAGCAATCTGGGCATCAGCGAAAACGCACTCTGGGTGCGGGTGCGGCTGTTCCGCAGCGCCCAGGCGCCAGACCAACTGGTGCTGCAGCTCGGACGCCCGGTCTGGCGCGAGGCCGACGCCTATCTGCTGCCGACCGATCTGGCCAACGCCAGCGGCGAACGTCCGCCCGGCATCGGGCAGCTCCGCGCCTTGCATTCGCGTTACACCGCCTATGCCTTCGAACTGCCCGAAGGGTCGAGCACCCTGTTGATCCGCGTGGCGCAATACGGCGCGCTCACGCCGGAATTTCAGCTCTGGGACGCAACGACCTTCCGCCACCATGCGGTGGACGACGCGCTGCTTCAGGGCCTGTTCTACGGCATGGTGGTGGCGCTGCTGATCTACAACGCCTTTCTGTTTCTCAGCACCCGTGACCGGGCCTACTTCGCCTACATCCTGTGGCAGTCGGCCACCCTGTTCTACATGCTGGCGATTTCCGGCGTGGGCCAGCACCAGCTCTGGCCGGGCACGCCCGTCTGGAACGGCATCGGGCTGGTGGGCGGACTGTCGCTGATGTGCGCCGGAGGCCTGTATTTCATCCGCGCCTACCTGCTGCTGCCGCGCTACGCACCGCGAACCGATCTGGCCCTGCAGATCGTGCAGTGGCTGGCCATCACCCTCGCGGTGGCGGTGCTGCTGCCCAACAGCGGCTGGATGCTCATTCCCGCGCAGGCCGTCGCCGCAGCCGCCCTCGTCTTGATCGCGTGGGCGGCGGTCGTGCGCTGGAAGCAACGCTTCATGCCCGCCATCATCCTGCTGGTCAGCCTGCTGCCCCTGTTGATCGTCGGCTTCGCCAACATCGGCCGCACCCTGGGCTGGCTGCCCGAGACCTTTCTCACGTCCGACGCGCTGCAATGGGTCTCGGTCCTGCTGGCGCTGGTGTTGACCTACGGCCTTTCGGTGCGCGTGGCGCAATTGCGCGAGCGCGCCACCAAGCTGCAGGACCTGCTGCTCAAAGATCCGCTCACCGGCCTGCTCAACCGCAACGGCCTGTTCGACAGCGGCCAGCGCCAGCTCGACCGCACACACGACAGCCAGGCTTTTGCCGCGGTGCTGTGGATCGATCTCGACGGCCTCAAACGCATCAACGATCAGTTCGGTCATGCCGCAGGCGACGCCTTGATCCAGGCGACCTCGGCCCGGTTGCGCGAGGCCTTCGGCCCGGACGCGGTGTGCGCGCGACTGGGGGGCGACGAGTTCGCCATCGTGCTGCCCAACCTGCCCTCGCCGCGACTGGCCGAGGAGCTTGCGGCGCACGCACTCGAAAGGCTGCGCGCGCCCTACGCCCTGTCGGGCAAGGAGTTCCGCGCCTCGGGCAGCATCGGCGTGGCGCTGTACCCCACGCACGCCCTGACCCTGGAGGATCTGCTGCGCCAGGCCGACGTGGCCATGTATCACGCCAAGGGCCGCGGACGCGATACCTATGTGGTGTGGGCCTCGGAGATGGAGGCAGACGTGCAGACCTCGCTGTTCCAGTTCACCCGCCCCGGCCGACCTTGA
- a CDS encoding TetR/AcrR family transcriptional regulator codes for MKVSREQAERNRCAVVASAARLFRERGFDGVGLGEVMRAAGLTHGGFYKQFGSKEDLVRESMASALARGQSKWRERVTATDADPLATFVNGYLAPDHRDHPADGCAFVAVGAEAARRDDPDLRRIFETEARGYLELIEGMLSDAPGRAGRDQALATLSTLVGALLMSRVVRDPELSADFLRAAGESVRRSS; via the coding sequence ATGAAAGTCAGCAGGGAACAGGCCGAGCGCAACCGGTGCGCGGTGGTCGCCAGTGCAGCGCGTCTGTTTCGCGAGCGCGGGTTCGACGGCGTCGGGCTTGGCGAGGTCATGCGCGCCGCCGGGCTTACCCACGGAGGCTTCTACAAGCAATTCGGCTCCAAGGAGGACCTGGTACGCGAATCCATGGCCAGCGCGCTGGCGCGGGGTCAGTCGAAGTGGCGCGAGCGTGTGACCGCAACCGACGCAGACCCGCTGGCGACCTTCGTCAACGGCTATCTCGCGCCCGACCACCGCGACCATCCGGCCGACGGTTGCGCCTTCGTCGCCGTCGGTGCCGAGGCCGCACGCCGCGACGATCCGGATCTGCGGCGCATTTTCGAGACGGAGGCGCGCGGCTACCTGGAACTCATCGAGGGCATGCTGAGCGACGCTCCCGGCAGAGCCGGTCGCGACCAAGCGCTCGCGACCTTGTCCACCCTTGTCGGCGCACTGCTCATGTCGCGCGTGGTGCGCGACCCCGAGCTTTCGGCCGACTTTCTTCGAGCCGCGGGCGAGTCAGTGCGGCGTTCGAGCTGA
- a CDS encoding TniQ family protein — MIPSFPDGATIASIQTALVALGRFKSLDSSRATIYGIRVVPENKFGLLAELFAQNALDGAVTGSDLIECHTAFPIYASLLADESKHLWKAAQLEGRPGAWARYFPAIVHDDVFAGAPRCCPACVEADREAFGIAYWRVQHQLPSVLVCNGHGNVLHDHCVECASTYPSGGQGQLPSMACTHCGGTQSAAMRKVKDSPGARAQAPCASRGSARTPH; from the coding sequence ATGATTCCTAGTTTTCCCGATGGTGCGACCATCGCATCCATCCAGACCGCGTTGGTGGCTCTGGGGCGCTTCAAATCGCTCGACAGCTCTCGCGCCACGATTTACGGGATCCGGGTCGTCCCGGAGAACAAGTTTGGCCTCCTGGCGGAGTTGTTTGCGCAGAACGCCTTGGATGGGGCGGTAACGGGCTCGGATCTGATCGAATGCCATACGGCGTTTCCGATCTACGCGAGCCTGCTCGCAGATGAATCTAAGCATCTATGGAAAGCCGCGCAGTTGGAGGGCCGACCGGGCGCATGGGCGCGTTACTTTCCGGCCATCGTTCACGACGACGTGTTCGCGGGTGCTCCGCGCTGTTGCCCAGCCTGCGTTGAGGCGGACCGCGAGGCGTTCGGCATCGCCTACTGGCGAGTCCAGCACCAGTTGCCTTCGGTCCTCGTGTGCAATGGCCACGGCAACGTCTTGCATGATCACTGCGTCGAATGCGCAAGCACCTATCCATCTGGTGGGCAAGGTCAATTGCCGTCGATGGCCTGCACGCATTGCGGTGGAACACAGTCCGCCGCAATGCGCAAAGTGAAAGATAGCCCCGGCGCCCGCGCGCAGGCCCCTTGTGCTAGTCGGGGTTCAGCTCGAACGCCGCACTGA